In Monodelphis domestica isolate mMonDom1 chromosome 3, mMonDom1.pri, whole genome shotgun sequence, the following proteins share a genomic window:
- the LOC103097350 gene encoding zinc finger protein 883-like isoform X4 translates to MLENVQNLLSVGLQVPRENFISSFHQGKAPWLLEQKGPKSSFPETETNFEVKEMSTKLTLFVEGFGPERCLNDGPHVFILREIYDSNIKVNKSPKSDCEFGDTAEKLSQYTILNQGMKLTSRNDCCQDSEYRRCFSEEVRFVQSPEKPPEMPMYQDNVGGMAFGKSLDLIRHPKSKGIKIVSVSDKGASRPLSQNSDLSAHHQIQDGEKPFECKQCGKTFKQKGHLAKHQSIHSAEKPYECEQCGKTFKRRDHLVAHQRIHNGEKPYECEQCGKAFSYRGSLAAHQRIHTGEKPYECEQCGNAFLHRGSLTAHQRIHTGEKPYECKQCGKIFKRREYLAAHQRIHTGEKPYECKQCGKTFKRKSHLAAHQSIHSVEKPYECKQCGKAFTWKVSLAAHQSIHSGQKPYECKQCGKTFTWKVSLTAHHSIHSGQKPYECEQCGKTFTQRSHLAAHQSIHSGEKPYECKQCGKTFKRRDVLVAHQKIHTGEKPYECEQCGEAFSHKGSFAAHQRIHTGEKPYECKQCGKTFKRKGHLAAHQRIHTGEKPYECKQCGKTFKRKDILVTHQKIHTGEKPYECKQCGEAFSHRGSLAAHRRIHTGEKPYECKQCGKTFKRRDSLAPHQRIHTGEKPYECKQCGKTFKRKGHLAAHQSIHSVEKPYECKHCGKAFTHRGSLDTHQTIHTGEKVYKCHQLG, encoded by the coding sequence aaaCAGAGACGAATTTTGAAGTGAAGGAGATGTCTACAAAGCTAACTCTTTTTGTGGAAGGATTTGGGCCAGAAAGATGCTTGAATGATGGTCCCCATGTTttcattttgagagaaatctATGACTCTAATATCAAAGTAAATAAAAGTCCAAAGAGTGACTGTGAATTTGGTGATACTGCAGAGAAATTGAGCCAATATACAATCCTAAATCAGGGTATGAAATTGACCTCCAGAAATGACTGTTGTCAGGATAGTGAATATAGAAGATGCTTTTCTGAAGAAGTAAGATTTGTTCAATCCCCTGAGAAACCTCCTGAAATGCCCATGTATCAAGATAATGTGGGAGGAATGGCCTTTGGCAAGAGTTTAGACCTCATTAGACATCCAAAAAGTAAAGGTATCAAGATAGTTTCTGTTAGTGATAAAGGTGCATCTCGACCTTTAAGTCAGAACTCTGACCTTTCTGCACATCACCAAATCCAGgatggagagaaaccttttgaatgtaaacaatgtggaaagactttcaaacaGAAAGGCcatcttgctaaacatcagagcaTCCATAGTgcagagaaaccttatgaatgtgaacagtgtggaaagactttcaaacGGAGGGACCATTTAGTTgcacatcaaagaatccacaatggagagaaaccttatgaatgtgaacaatgtggaaaggctttttcaTACAGGGGatctcttgctgcacatcagagaatccacactggagagaaaccctatgaatgtgaACAATGTGGAAACGCTTTTTTACACAGGGGATCTCttactgcacatcagagaatccacactggagagaaaccttatgaatgtaaacagtgtggaaagattTTCAAACGGAGGGAATATCtcgctgcacatcagagaatccacaccggagagaaaccttatgaatgtaaacagtgtggaaaaacTTTCAAACGGAAGAgccatcttgctgcacatcagagcatccacagtgtagagaaaccttatgaatgtaaacagtgtggaaaggcttttacatggAAGGTctctcttgctgcacatcagagcatCCATAGTGGgcagaaaccttatgaatgtaaacagtgtggaaagacttttacaTGGAAGGTCTCTCTTACTGCACATCACAGCATCCACAGTGGacagaaaccttatgaatgtgaacaatgtggaaagactttcacacagaggagccatcttgctgcacatcagagtatccacagtggagagaagccttatgaatgtaaacagtgtggaaagactttcaaacGAAGGGATGTTTTAGTTgcacatcagaaaatccacactggagagaaaccttatgaatgtgaaCAATGTGGAGAGGCCTTTTCACACAAGGGATCttttgctgcacatcagagaatccacactggagagaaaccttatgagtgtaaacagtgtggaaagactttcaaacGAAAGGgccatcttgctgcacatcagagaatccatactggggagaaaccttatgaatgtaaacagtgtggaaagactttcaaacGGAAGGACATTTTAGTTacacatcagaaaatccacactggagagaaaccttatgaatgtaaacagtgtggagaGGCTTTTTCACACAGGGGATCTCTTGCTGCACATcggagaatccacactggagagaaaccttatgaatgtaaacagtgtggaaagactttcaaacGGAGGGACTCTCTTGCtccacatcagagaatccacactggagagaaaccttatgaatgtaaacagtgtggaaaaacTTTCAAACGGAAGGgccatcttgctgcacatcagagcatccacagtgtagagaaaccttatgaatgtaaacactgtggaaaggcttttacacatAGGGGCTCCCTTGATACACATCAGaccatccacactggagagaaagtTTATAAATGTCATCAACTTGGATAG